One Sinorhizobium mexicanum genomic region harbors:
- a CDS encoding TrmH family RNA methyltransferase, translating into MTLSSLIRIDDPSDARIAGFVAIKERDLTGRQGRFIAEGTVVLRMLAAAHRARRGIAAEAILLLESRVAGLTELLAEFPAEIPVYVAGGPAFDAIAGFNMHRGVLALGRRDAMPDRDSLIASLPAESLVLAACGISNHDNMGSLFRNAAAFGVDAVLMDATSCDPMYRKAIRVSVGSVLTMPFAREGTGAALIERLQAAGFAIWGLSPRGTVDISNIPPAPRTALLVGTEGEGLPEAILSAIHTARIRQRPGLDSLNVAMAAGIALHQVALINARL; encoded by the coding sequence ATGACGCTGTCTTCCCTCATCCGCATCGATGATCCGTCCGATGCCCGCATCGCCGGGTTCGTCGCGATCAAGGAGCGGGATCTCACGGGGCGGCAGGGTCGCTTCATCGCCGAAGGCACGGTCGTGCTCCGCATGCTGGCTGCAGCTCATCGCGCCCGGCGTGGCATCGCCGCCGAGGCGATCCTGCTGCTCGAGAGCCGAGTTGCCGGCTTGACCGAGTTGCTTGCGGAATTTCCGGCCGAGATCCCGGTCTACGTGGCGGGTGGTCCGGCTTTCGACGCGATCGCCGGCTTCAACATGCATCGCGGCGTGCTGGCGCTCGGGCGGCGCGATGCAATGCCGGATCGGGATTCGCTCATCGCCAGCCTTCCGGCAGAGAGCCTTGTCCTCGCCGCCTGCGGGATTTCGAACCACGACAACATGGGCTCGTTGTTTCGCAATGCCGCCGCCTTCGGGGTCGACGCCGTCCTCATGGATGCAACGAGCTGCGATCCGATGTACCGCAAGGCGATCCGAGTGTCGGTCGGATCGGTGCTGACGATGCCGTTCGCACGGGAAGGGACGGGGGCTGCACTGATCGAACGACTTCAGGCCGCCGGTTTCGCGATCTGGGGGCTGTCGCCGCGCGGCACGGTCGACATCAGCAACATCCCGCCAGCGCCACGCACGGCGCTTCTCGTCGGCACCGAAGGCGAAGGGCTGCCGGAGGCTATCCTGTCTGCGATCCACACCGCGCGCATCCGCCAGCGGCCGGGTCTCGACAGCCTGAACGTCGCGATGGCTGCCGGCATAGCACTACATCAGGTTGCACTGATCAACGCGCGGCTTTGA
- a CDS encoding RluA family pseudouridine synthase: MNDPFKQAAGNRKVLKANEDAAGRLDAFLTGALSGEFSRNRIKSLIEQGAVSINGKAITEPKRKVHPGDVFEIVLPQPVDPEPKGEEIPLDVLYEDDDLIVLVKPAGLVVHPGAGNWTGTLVNALIHHCGDSLSGIGGVRRPGIVHRLDKETSGVMVVAKNDAAHRHLSDQFADHGRTGPLERAYQAVVWGRPRQLKGTINASLGRAADRTKRAVKHEESDDAREAITHYEVVERYHEKPDGTCLASTVTCHLETGRTHQIRVHMAHIGHPLIGDPEYGAAFRTKANLLPDLAKAVVNRFHRQALHAFMLQFEHPATGETMHFEAPMPLDMEALVAALRAEE, translated from the coding sequence ATGAACGATCCCTTTAAACAAGCGGCCGGCAATAGGAAAGTCCTGAAGGCCAACGAGGACGCGGCGGGAAGGCTGGACGCGTTCCTCACGGGCGCGCTTTCGGGCGAGTTTTCCCGCAATCGCATCAAGAGCCTGATCGAGCAGGGCGCCGTCTCCATCAACGGCAAGGCGATTACCGAGCCGAAGCGGAAGGTACATCCCGGCGACGTGTTCGAGATCGTCCTGCCTCAGCCCGTGGATCCCGAACCGAAGGGCGAGGAGATCCCCCTCGACGTGCTTTACGAGGACGATGATCTGATCGTCCTTGTGAAACCGGCCGGCCTGGTCGTGCATCCGGGTGCCGGTAACTGGACGGGCACGCTCGTCAACGCGCTTATCCACCATTGCGGCGACAGTCTCTCCGGCATCGGCGGCGTCAGGCGGCCGGGTATCGTTCACCGGCTCGACAAGGAAACGAGCGGTGTCATGGTCGTGGCAAAGAACGATGCTGCCCACCGTCATCTTTCGGACCAGTTTGCCGACCACGGGCGCACGGGGCCGCTCGAGCGCGCCTATCAGGCGGTGGTCTGGGGACGTCCCCGGCAATTGAAGGGAACGATCAACGCCTCGCTGGGACGGGCGGCGGACCGCACGAAGCGGGCCGTCAAGCACGAGGAGAGCGACGATGCGCGCGAAGCCATCACCCACTATGAAGTGGTCGAGCGTTACCATGAAAAACCCGACGGCACCTGCCTCGCCTCGACCGTGACCTGTCATCTCGAAACGGGACGCACCCACCAGATCCGCGTTCACATGGCCCATATCGGCCACCCGCTGATCGGTGACCCTGAATACGGTGCAGCCTTCCGGACCAAAGCCAATCTGCTGCCCGATCTGGCGAAAGCCGTGGTCAACCGCTTTCACCGGCAGGCGCTGCACGCATTCATGCTGCAGTTCGAGCACCCGGCGACAGGCGAGACGATGCATTTCGAAGCACCTATGCCCTTGGACATGGAGGCCTTGGTTGCGGCCTTGCGCGCGGAAGAGTGA